A stretch of Mycobacterium sp. ITM-2016-00316 DNA encodes these proteins:
- a CDS encoding precorrin-8X methylmutase: MLEYTRDAAEIYRQSFATIRDEADLTPFPDDVSRVVVRLIHTCGQVDVTGHVAFTPDVVARTHAALAAGAPVLCDSSMVAAGITRSRLPVDNEVVSLVADPRAAELASTLGSTRSAAGVDLWADRLGGAVLAIGNAPTALFRLLELLDEGAPVPAAVLGGPVGFVGSAQSKDELIARPRGMSYLVVKGRRGGSAMAAAAVNAIASERE; this comes from the coding sequence GTGCTCGAATACACCCGCGACGCTGCGGAAATATACCGGCAATCCTTCGCCACCATCCGGGATGAAGCGGACCTGACCCCCTTCCCCGATGACGTCTCACGCGTCGTGGTCCGGCTCATTCACACCTGCGGTCAGGTCGACGTCACCGGCCACGTCGCCTTCACCCCCGATGTGGTCGCCCGCACGCATGCGGCGCTGGCCGCGGGCGCACCGGTGCTCTGTGATTCGTCGATGGTCGCCGCGGGCATCACCCGCTCCCGGCTGCCCGTCGACAACGAGGTCGTCTCGCTGGTCGCCGACCCGCGCGCCGCCGAGCTGGCGTCCACATTGGGCAGCACTCGCTCCGCAGCAGGCGTCGACCTGTGGGCCGACCGGTTGGGTGGAGCCGTGCTCGCGATCGGCAATGCCCCCACCGCGCTGTTCCGGCTGCTGGAACTGCTCGACGAGGGCGCGCCGGTGCCCGCCGCGGTGCTGGGCGGGCCGGTCGGCTTCGTGGGCTCGGCACAGTCCAAGGATGAACTGATCGCCCGGCCACGCGGCATGTCGTATCTGGTGGTGAAGGGCCGGCGCGGGGGCAGCGCGATGGCGGCCGCCGCCGTGAATGCGATTGCGAGCGAACGCGAATGA
- the cobG gene encoding precorrin-3B synthase has protein sequence MSRTRDQDACPGALQFHQAADGALMRVRLPGGVISASGLETLAHLAADHGGGTLELTSRGSLQIRGITDPGRVADGLTGAGLLPSRTHERVRNIVSSPLSGRSGGLADVRDWVGALDRALQGDEALAALPGRFWFSIDDGRGDVSGLRADVGVQIGDTGIALLLAGADTGVRLSPNDAVDTMVEIARRFQAVRGKRWRVNELDNSSELIGDLAVTVPDRAGRYPHDTGRPPVGWIAQTRDPVPDRVALGAAVPLGVLPARTAEFVAAIESPIVVTPWRSILVCDLTEEVADTSLRVLAPLGLVFDANSPWLTVSACTGSPGCDKSLSDVRADARAALTEGAAGGHRHFVGCPRACGSPLGADVLVATGHGYQRRHP, from the coding sequence GTGAGCCGCACCCGTGATCAGGACGCCTGCCCCGGCGCCCTGCAGTTCCATCAGGCGGCCGACGGTGCGCTGATGCGGGTGCGGCTACCCGGTGGCGTCATCTCGGCCAGCGGTCTGGAGACCCTGGCCCACCTCGCCGCCGACCATGGCGGCGGAACGCTGGAACTGACATCGCGCGGCAGCCTGCAGATCCGCGGCATCACCGACCCGGGACGGGTGGCCGACGGACTCACCGGCGCCGGACTGCTGCCGTCGCGCACCCATGAACGGGTCCGCAACATCGTGTCCTCGCCGCTGTCGGGCCGCAGCGGCGGTCTGGCCGACGTGCGCGACTGGGTGGGCGCCCTGGACCGGGCGCTGCAGGGTGACGAGGCGCTGGCCGCCCTGCCGGGCCGATTCTGGTTCTCCATCGACGACGGCCGCGGCGATGTCTCCGGGCTGCGCGCCGACGTCGGCGTACAGATCGGTGACACAGGTATCGCCCTGCTGCTCGCCGGCGCGGACACCGGCGTCCGACTGTCCCCCAATGACGCGGTGGACACCATGGTCGAGATCGCCCGGCGATTTCAGGCCGTACGCGGAAAGCGTTGGCGTGTAAATGAACTCGACAATTCCAGCGAACTGATCGGCGACCTCGCCGTCACCGTGCCGGACCGGGCCGGCCGGTACCCGCACGACACCGGCCGGCCCCCGGTGGGCTGGATAGCGCAGACGCGCGACCCGGTCCCGGACCGGGTGGCACTCGGCGCGGCGGTACCGCTGGGCGTGCTACCGGCCCGCACCGCGGAGTTCGTCGCGGCCATCGAGTCACCGATCGTGGTGACGCCCTGGCGTTCGATCCTCGTCTGCGATCTCACCGAGGAGGTCGCTGACACCTCGCTGCGGGTGCTGGCGCCGCTGGGCCTCGTCTTCGACGCGAACTCCCCGTGGCTGACCGTGAGTGCCTGCACAGGAAGTCCGGGGTGTGACAAATCTCTCTCCGATGTCCGCGCCGACGCGCGGGCCGCACTGACCGAGGGCGCCGCGGGGGGCCATCGCCATTTTGTTGGCTGCCCACGGGCGTGCGGCAGCCCGCTGGGCGCCGATGTGCTGGTGGCCACCGGACACGGTTACCAGAGGCGTCACCCGTAG
- a CDS encoding TauD/TfdA family dioxygenase, whose amino-acid sequence MSTRTSLDVVKLGAHIGARLDGARLTADLDESTVAAINDALLTHKVIFFRNQNDLDDDGQLAFAQRLGTTTAAHPTVLSRGTRVLPIDSRYDKANSWHTDVTFVDRIPKASLLRAVALPEYGGTTVWANTETAYAQLPPALRALAENLWAVHTNTYDYAADYDGRHEQVAATVREHREEFESAYFETEHPVVRVHPETGERVLLLGHFVKRFVGLGSTESAALFGLLQARITKLENTVRWSWEPGDLAIWDNRATQHYAVADYDDQFRRLSRVTLAGDIPVDVQGRPSRVVAGDASGYSVVVDPVPGRHARAS is encoded by the coding sequence ATGAGCACCCGCACCTCACTGGATGTCGTCAAACTCGGCGCCCATATCGGCGCCCGTCTCGACGGCGCACGGCTGACCGCCGATCTCGACGAGTCGACCGTGGCGGCGATCAACGACGCGCTGCTGACCCACAAGGTGATCTTCTTCCGCAATCAGAACGATCTCGACGACGACGGTCAGCTGGCATTCGCCCAACGCCTCGGCACCACGACCGCCGCCCACCCGACGGTGCTGTCGCGCGGCACCCGGGTGCTGCCCATCGACTCCCGCTACGACAAGGCCAACAGCTGGCACACCGACGTCACCTTCGTGGATCGCATCCCGAAAGCGTCTCTGCTACGCGCGGTGGCACTGCCGGAGTACGGCGGTACCACCGTGTGGGCCAACACCGAGACCGCCTACGCCCAGTTGCCTCCAGCGCTGCGGGCGCTTGCGGAGAACCTGTGGGCGGTGCACACCAACACCTATGACTACGCCGCCGACTATGACGGCCGGCACGAGCAGGTCGCCGCCACCGTGCGCGAACACCGCGAGGAGTTCGAGTCCGCCTACTTCGAGACCGAGCACCCCGTGGTGCGGGTCCATCCGGAAACCGGCGAGCGGGTGCTGTTGCTCGGTCACTTCGTCAAGCGGTTCGTTGGGCTGGGATCCACCGAGTCTGCTGCCCTTTTTGGATTGCTGCAGGCGCGGATCACCAAGCTGGAGAACACCGTTCGCTGGAGCTGGGAACCCGGCGATCTGGCCATCTGGGACAACCGGGCCACCCAGCACTATGCGGTCGCCGACTACGACGACCAGTTCCGGCGGCTCAGCCGGGTGACACTGGCCGGCGATATCCCTGTCGACGTGCAGGGCAGGCCCAGCCGCGTCGTCGCCGGGGATGCCTCGGGCTACTCGGTCGTGGTCGATCCGGTGCCGGGCCGGCACGCACGGGCGAGCTGA
- the cobN gene encoding cobaltochelatase subunit CobN, which translates to MPTVLLLSTSDTDLITARASGADYRWANPARLLQDELDRELAELIAGVDIAVVRILGGYRSWQDGIDILVGLGVPTVVLSGEQAPDAELMRHSTVPAGVALQAHIYLAQGGTENLRGLHAFLSDTLLMTGEGFDPPVSIPGWGVLERPQTEVTGPTVAVLYYRAQHLAGNTGYISALCDAIVAAGGRPLPVYCASLRTAEPELLELLGTADALITTVLAAGGATPATVGAGGTDDSWNVAHLAALDVPILQGLCLTSSRSTWSQNNDGMSPLDVATQVAVPEFDGRIITVPFSFKEIDGEGLITYNADPERCARVAGLAVRHARLRHVPAADKQVALVFSAYPTKHARIGNAVGLDTPASAVALLRAMREHGIDIGEVPGVDAEDGDALIHALIERGGQDPDWLTEETLARNPIRVSAADYRRWFATVPTELADAVVRHWGPPPGELFVDRSHDPDGEIVIAGMRSGNVVILVQPPRGFGENPVAIYHDPDLPPSHHYLAAYRWLDGQFGDSRAFKADAVIHLGKHGNLEWLPGKTLGMSADCGTDAALGDLPLIYPFLVNDPGEGTQAKRRAHATLVDHLIPPMARAETYGDIARLEQLLDEHSNVSALDPSKLPAIRQQIWTLMRAAKMDHDLGLEDRPDEDSFDDMLLHVDGWLCEIKDVQIRDGLHILGQAPVGESELDLVLAILRARQLFGGEHTVPGLRQALGLAEDGADERTAVDAAETAARKLVAGLQDSGWDAGAVDGLTDDPVIAQILRFAATEVVPRLRGTDGEIEAVLRAVDGHYIPAGPSGSPLRGLVNVLPTGRNFYSVDPKAVPSRLAWETGVGLADSLLARYRADHGIWPPSVGLSVWGTSAMRTSGDDIAEVLALLGVRPIWDDASRRVVDLEAISLEELGRPRIDVTVRISGFFRDAFPHVVTMLDDAVALVAGLEEGPQDNYVRAHSLADLAEHGDERRSTTRIFGSKPGTYGAGLLQLIDSRNWRDDQDLAEVYTAWGGFAYGRGLDGAPATDEMNRAYRRIAVAAKNTDTREHDIADSDDYFQYHGGMIATVRALTGKDPAAYIGDNTRPDAVRTRTLSEETTRVFRARVVNPRWINAMRRHGYKGAFEMAATVDYLFGYDATAHVMADWMYEQLSQSYVLDDENRKFMNESNPWALHGMAERLLEAAGRGMWAAPDPATLEGLKQVMLETEGELEG; encoded by the coding sequence GTGCCGACCGTGCTGCTGCTGTCTACGTCCGATACCGACCTGATCACCGCGCGCGCCAGCGGTGCCGACTATCGATGGGCCAATCCGGCCCGGCTGCTGCAGGACGAACTCGACCGCGAGCTCGCTGAGCTGATCGCCGGCGTCGATATCGCCGTCGTCCGCATCCTCGGCGGGTATCGCTCCTGGCAGGACGGCATCGACATATTGGTCGGCCTCGGCGTGCCCACCGTGGTGCTGTCCGGGGAGCAGGCGCCCGACGCCGAGCTGATGCGGCATTCGACCGTCCCGGCCGGCGTGGCACTGCAGGCCCACATCTATCTGGCGCAGGGCGGCACGGAGAATCTGCGCGGCCTGCACGCCTTCCTCAGCGACACCCTGCTCATGACCGGCGAAGGTTTCGACCCGCCGGTCTCCATTCCCGGCTGGGGCGTGCTGGAACGCCCGCAGACAGAGGTCACTGGACCGACAGTCGCGGTGCTGTACTACCGGGCCCAGCATCTGGCCGGCAACACCGGCTACATCTCTGCGCTGTGCGACGCCATCGTCGCGGCCGGCGGCCGGCCGCTGCCGGTGTACTGCGCCTCGCTGCGGACCGCCGAACCCGAACTGCTGGAGCTGCTGGGCACAGCGGATGCGCTGATCACCACGGTGCTCGCCGCCGGTGGCGCCACCCCGGCGACCGTGGGCGCCGGTGGGACCGACGACAGCTGGAACGTCGCGCATCTGGCCGCGCTGGACGTCCCGATCCTGCAGGGGCTGTGCCTGACCAGTTCCCGGTCCACCTGGTCGCAGAACAACGACGGCATGTCCCCGCTGGATGTCGCCACCCAGGTGGCGGTGCCGGAGTTCGACGGCCGGATCATCACCGTCCCGTTCTCGTTCAAGGAGATCGATGGCGAGGGGCTGATCACGTACAACGCCGACCCGGAGCGCTGCGCCCGGGTGGCCGGTCTGGCCGTGCGGCACGCCCGGCTGCGCCACGTCCCGGCCGCCGACAAGCAGGTCGCGCTGGTGTTCTCGGCCTACCCGACCAAACACGCGCGCATCGGTAACGCCGTCGGCCTGGATACCCCGGCCTCGGCGGTGGCCCTGCTGCGGGCCATGCGCGAGCACGGTATCGATATCGGCGAGGTGCCCGGTGTCGATGCCGAAGACGGCGACGCGCTGATTCACGCGCTGATCGAACGCGGGGGACAGGACCCCGACTGGCTCACCGAGGAAACGCTGGCGCGCAACCCGATCCGGGTCTCGGCCGCCGATTACCGGCGCTGGTTCGCCACGGTGCCCACCGAACTGGCCGACGCGGTGGTGCGGCACTGGGGACCGCCGCCGGGCGAGCTTTTCGTCGACCGCAGCCACGATCCCGACGGCGAGATCGTCATCGCCGGGATGAGGTCCGGCAACGTGGTGATCCTGGTACAGCCGCCGCGCGGGTTCGGCGAGAACCCGGTCGCCATCTATCACGACCCCGATCTACCGCCGAGCCATCACTATCTGGCCGCCTACCGCTGGCTGGACGGGCAGTTCGGTGACTCGCGCGCGTTCAAGGCCGACGCCGTCATCCATCTGGGCAAGCACGGCAACCTGGAATGGCTGCCGGGCAAGACGCTGGGCATGAGCGCGGACTGCGGGACCGATGCGGCGCTGGGCGACCTGCCGCTGATCTACCCGTTCCTGGTCAACGATCCGGGCGAGGGCACCCAGGCCAAACGCCGCGCGCACGCGACACTCGTCGACCATCTCATCCCGCCGATGGCACGTGCCGAGACCTACGGTGACATCGCCCGGCTGGAACAGCTGCTCGACGAGCACTCGAATGTCTCGGCGCTCGACCCGTCGAAACTGCCCGCCATCCGTCAGCAGATCTGGACGTTGATGCGCGCGGCGAAGATGGACCACGACTTGGGCCTGGAGGATCGCCCCGACGAGGATTCCTTCGACGACATGCTGCTGCACGTCGACGGGTGGCTCTGCGAGATCAAGGACGTACAGATTCGCGACGGCCTGCACATCCTCGGGCAGGCGCCCGTCGGGGAATCCGAACTGGATCTGGTGCTGGCCATCCTGCGCGCCCGCCAGTTGTTCGGCGGTGAGCACACCGTGCCCGGCCTGCGTCAGGCCCTCGGACTCGCCGAGGACGGCGCCGACGAACGCACCGCCGTCGACGCCGCGGAGACGGCCGCCCGCAAGCTGGTGGCCGGCCTGCAGGACAGCGGCTGGGATGCCGGGGCCGTCGACGGTCTCACCGATGACCCGGTGATCGCGCAGATCCTGCGCTTCGCCGCCACCGAGGTGGTGCCCAGGCTGCGGGGCACCGACGGGGAGATCGAGGCGGTGCTGCGGGCCGTGGACGGTCACTACATCCCGGCGGGGCCGTCCGGTTCCCCGTTACGCGGTCTGGTCAACGTGCTGCCGACCGGGCGCAACTTCTACTCCGTGGATCCCAAGGCGGTGCCGTCCCGGCTGGCCTGGGAAACCGGTGTCGGCCTGGCCGATTCGCTGCTGGCCCGGTACCGCGCAGACCACGGGATCTGGCCGCCGTCGGTCGGCCTTTCGGTGTGGGGGACCTCGGCGATGCGCACCTCCGGCGACGACATCGCCGAAGTGCTGGCGCTGCTCGGTGTGCGGCCGATCTGGGATGACGCGTCGCGCCGGGTGGTGGACCTGGAGGCAATATCGCTGGAAGAACTGGGCCGGCCGCGCATCGACGTGACGGTCCGCATCTCCGGGTTCTTCCGGGACGCTTTTCCGCATGTGGTCACCATGCTCGACGACGCCGTCGCGTTGGTGGCCGGCCTGGAGGAAGGGCCGCAGGACAATTACGTGCGGGCCCACTCACTGGCCGACCTTGCCGAGCACGGTGATGAACGCCGCAGCACCACAAGAATTTTCGGGTCGAAGCCCGGAACTTACGGCGCGGGTCTGCTGCAGCTCATCGACAGCCGCAACTGGCGCGACGATCAGGACCTGGCCGAGGTGTACACCGCGTGGGGCGGCTTCGCCTACGGGCGTGGCCTCGACGGCGCCCCCGCGACCGACGAGATGAACCGGGCGTATCGGCGAATCGCAGTGGCGGCGAAGAACACCGACACCCGAGAGCACGACATCGCAGACTCCGACGACTATTTCCAGTACCACGGCGGCATGATCGCCACCGTGCGCGCACTCACCGGCAAGGACCCGGCCGCCTACATCGGCGACAACACCCGCCCCGACGCGGTGCGCACCCGCACCCTCAGCGAGGAGACCACCCGGGTGTTCCGGGCCCGCGTGGTCAACCCGCGCTGGATCAACGCCATGCGCAGGCACGGTTACAAGGGCGCCTTCGAGATGGCCGCCACCGTCGACTACTTGTTCGGCTACGACGCGACCGCACATGTGATGGCGGACTGGATGTACGAGCAGCTCAGCCAGAGCTACGTGCTCGACGACGAGAACCGCAAGTTCATGAACGAGTCCAACCCCTGGGCACTGCACGGGATGGCCGAACGGTTGTTGGAGGCGGCCGGGCGAGGAATGTGGGCCGCACCGGACCCCGCCACCCTCGAAGGCCTCAAGCAGGTGATGTTGGAGACCGAGGGAGAACTGGAAGGCTGA
- a CDS encoding PPOX class F420-dependent oxidoreductase has translation MALTFADVAKADYVLLTTFTKDGRPKPTAIWAVPDGDRLLAITQAKAWKVKRIRNTPRVTVAVCDRSGNPKSEEVDAVAAILDQSEVARVYDGIGKRYGLIGKVFNLFSKLRGGMKNNLALELRAAA, from the coding sequence ATGGCTCTCACCTTCGCCGACGTCGCCAAGGCCGACTACGTTCTGCTCACTACGTTCACCAAGGACGGCCGGCCCAAGCCGACCGCCATCTGGGCCGTCCCCGACGGTGACCGGCTGCTGGCCATCACCCAGGCGAAGGCCTGGAAGGTCAAGCGCATCCGCAACACCCCGCGCGTCACCGTCGCCGTCTGCGATCGCAGCGGGAACCCCAAGAGCGAGGAAGTGGATGCCGTGGCGGCCATCTTGGACCAGTCCGAGGTCGCCCGGGTCTACGACGGGATCGGCAAGCGCTACGGCCTGATCGGCAAGGTCTTCAACCTGTTCTCCAAGTTGCGCGGCGGCATGAAGAACAACCTTGCGCTGGAGCTGCGCGCGGCCGCATAG
- the purU gene encoding formyltetrahydrofolate deformylase, which produces MSHPAGSATAGRYQDIGRLLLRCPDRSGIVAAVSTFLTAAGANIISLDQHSTQPEGGVFLQRTVFHLPGLAAASTELEREFAARVAPQFEIDYRFTDAAKPKRVAILASRADHCLLDLLWRNRRGELDMSVVMVIANHPDLADQVRPFGVPFVHIPATREIRAEAEARQLELLRGNVDLVVLARYMQIVTPDFLAAVGAPLINIHHSFLPAFIGANTYRRARERGVKLVGATAHYVTEDLDEGPIIEQDVVRIDHTHTVEDLVRLGADVERAVLSRAVLWHCQDRVVRHDNEAVVF; this is translated from the coding sequence ATGAGCCATCCCGCAGGATCCGCGACAGCCGGCCGCTACCAGGACATCGGACGCTTGCTGCTGCGCTGCCCGGACCGCTCCGGGATCGTCGCGGCCGTGTCGACGTTCCTGACCGCAGCCGGCGCCAACATCATCTCCCTGGACCAGCACTCGACTCAGCCAGAAGGTGGAGTTTTCCTGCAGCGCACAGTCTTTCACCTGCCCGGCTTGGCGGCCGCGAGCACCGAACTGGAACGGGAGTTCGCCGCGCGCGTCGCGCCGCAATTTGAGATCGACTACCGGTTCACCGACGCCGCCAAGCCCAAGCGCGTCGCTATCCTGGCATCGCGGGCGGATCACTGTCTGCTGGATCTGCTGTGGCGCAACCGCCGTGGCGAATTGGACATGTCGGTGGTCATGGTGATCGCCAACCATCCCGATCTGGCAGACCAGGTGCGCCCGTTCGGCGTTCCCTTTGTGCACATCCCGGCGACCAGGGAGATCCGGGCCGAGGCCGAGGCGCGCCAGCTCGAACTGCTGCGCGGCAACGTCGACCTGGTGGTACTGGCCAGGTACATGCAGATCGTCACCCCCGACTTCCTGGCCGCGGTCGGTGCCCCGCTGATCAACATCCACCATTCGTTCCTGCCCGCCTTCATAGGTGCCAACACCTATCGGCGGGCCAGGGAGCGTGGCGTCAAACTGGTCGGGGCCACGGCGCACTACGTCACCGAGGACCTCGACGAGGGCCCGATCATCGAGCAGGACGTGGTGCGCATCGACCACACTCACACCGTCGAGGACCTGGTGCGCCTGGGCGCCGATGTCGAGCGCGCGGTGCTGTCCCGGGCGGTGTTGTGGCACTGCCAGGATCGCGTCGTGCGGCACGACAATGAGGCCGTTGTCTTCTGA
- a CDS encoding PPOX class F420-dependent oxidoreductase, with translation MSPTFDDVYREKYLLLTTFTKDGRPKPTPVWGVPHEGKLLISTDDGSWKTKRINNTPRVTIQKCGVLGKVKGEPVEAVARNLPKSETRRVFDMVTRRYWWHAWWWIPQALIRGGVDKVHAAIEIEPVAGT, from the coding sequence ATGTCACCGACCTTCGATGATGTCTATCGCGAGAAGTACCTGCTGCTGACCACCTTCACCAAGGACGGGCGGCCCAAGCCGACCCCGGTGTGGGGCGTGCCGCACGAGGGCAAGTTGCTGATCAGTACCGATGACGGTTCCTGGAAGACCAAGCGGATCAACAACACGCCGCGGGTCACCATCCAGAAGTGCGGCGTGCTGGGCAAGGTCAAGGGCGAGCCCGTCGAGGCCGTCGCCCGCAACCTGCCGAAGTCCGAGACCCGGCGAGTGTTCGACATGGTGACCCGGCGCTACTGGTGGCACGCCTGGTGGTGGATCCCGCAGGCCCTGATCCGCGGCGGGGTGGACAAGGTGCATGCCGCGATCGAGATCGAGCCGGTCGCGGGCACATAG
- a CDS encoding FxsA family protein: MVKRLFLVYLLVELAVLVALVSTIGFGWTVLAVLGTFLVGLALAGRQLTRHLGRLQSALNSRTSSDELASDSALVALGAVLVFIPGVASSVLGALLLMPPTRRIARPVAMAAIGRSLAKATPLVVTYPAGQPGYRQPRQTDYVDGEVIDVIDVETGKNTTEPTSVGHRTITPD, from the coding sequence ATGGTTAAGCGGTTGTTCCTGGTGTACCTGCTCGTCGAGCTGGCGGTGCTGGTCGCCCTGGTGTCGACCATCGGGTTCGGCTGGACCGTGTTGGCAGTTTTGGGAACCTTCCTGGTCGGTCTGGCGCTGGCGGGTCGACAGCTCACCCGGCACCTCGGGCGCCTGCAGTCGGCGCTGAACTCGCGTACGTCCTCCGACGAGCTGGCCTCCGACAGCGCCCTGGTGGCACTCGGTGCCGTCCTGGTCTTCATCCCGGGCGTGGCCAGTTCGGTGCTGGGCGCATTGCTGTTGATGCCGCCCACCCGGCGCATCGCCCGCCCCGTGGCGATGGCCGCGATCGGCAGGAGCCTCGCGAAGGCCACCCCGCTGGTGGTGACCTATCCGGCCGGTCAGCCCGGGTACCGGCAGCCCCGCCAGACCGACTACGTCGACGGCGAGGTGATCGACGTCATCGATGTCGAGACGGGCAAGAACACCACCGAACCGACCTCAGTGGGGCACCGCACCATCACCCCCGATTAA